One Macadamia integrifolia cultivar HAES 741 unplaced genomic scaffold, SCU_Mint_v3 scaffold3071, whole genome shotgun sequence genomic window, CAAGTTCTACTATAAAAAAGAGAATTTCTAACAGCGTTTTGTACAAGATAGGTATTTTCACCTCCGGAAGGTTGAAGTGAAGAGTCAATTCATCAGAACCTGTAGTACAAAAATGGTAAAATTAGAGAGATAACATGTACATATTTTGTATAAAAGAACAACTAAGGTATCAAGAATTCAAAGTTCATTATACCTGATCTTGTGGCTGAAAAATTAACAGAATAGCTTGAGGAGATCATCATGAAGAATAGAATGAACAGGGTGGTAGACATCTTCATCTCTTGTAACTATGTTTTCAAGCTCTACTGTGCTTTAATCCAGATTCTGGAGGCAAGAGGGAAGGGGAGGgaagaaatcgtctgaaattcagatctcgtacaattctgtagAATGCCCCCTAGGCGGCCGACACGTGTAAAATTTCATATTCACGGCTCAGATTAATCTACCATGATGCAATCTTAAACCAGTGAGAAAACCGTTTTGAATCAAACCATTGGAGAGCAAACCGAATCGGTTcatctttttgaaaaaaaaactgaaatatttaTTCTTCACCTTCAACGTCATCATCCCCGGATCATCTCTCAAACAATTCTTGtttatcttttctctctttttcttcattccaaCTACATCAGATGATGCTTTCTTCAGGACTTCCAAATCAACTTCCTCTTCAGGAACCACCACATGTCGATTCTCACAATCGAGCTTCACAGCTTCGATCTGCGGAGAAACAGCGAAGATCTCCATAATAGATCTTCTCTTCCTTGTCCTCGACTTCACCTTAGTCGTCACAGCCGCCGGCGTTTCTGTAGACTTCCTCATCTGTAATCTCTGGTGATCCACCTTCGACGTAGTCTGAGCCAAACAATCATCGATATGCGCGTTCACCGCATTCACAGTTGTCGCCGTAAAACTCCGACAAACCGGACAACTCATCTCCACCTTCTCCTCCTCACCCGTCACCAAAACCGCCTCAATCTTCTCAACCGGAAGCTTTTCAGACACACATCCGCTTCTCTCGCCAGTTGCTTCTAGAATCTTCTTACcgttttcatcatcatcaacaacatcaacatcaGACTTATTAGCAGGAAAATTAGAAGATTTAGATCTCATCGCCTCCACCTCATCCTTCCACCACCGATATTTCGGGCATTTCATCAACGGAAGATTTGCCGCCAACTCTTCTTTCTTCATCGTTTCTTTATCATGAAACGGCCAAGACTTCTCCACATTAACACTCCTCATCTTCGAAGCATACTCTCTGAAACACCACCGAATCACTCgttaaaatattaaaacctGCAAAGAGATTCgaaaccaaaaaaccaaaattaacGATTCTTAGGTTCTACCTGATGGAGAAGCGTTCGATAGCAACAGCCATGGAGTCTCTTCTTGCTCGAGAGGAAGAGATCAGATCAAAGAAAACAAACTCTTcaagcaagaaaaagaaagaagaaagaaaaacagaacaaaagcTTCTCGATCCAGTCgatgtagtagtagtagtagtagtagtagtctTCATAAAAAATTCGAAATCAAATCAACGAATTCGAATCCActgagataggagagagagagagaggagtcgagcgacgaagagagagagagagtcgcgCGCGTGGAACAGATCGAGAGAGCAGGAAGCGACGAACAGAGGGAGAGTCAAGATAGCAGGGAGAGTCGAGGGAAAGAGCAAGTCCGAACTTTTGGTTACAGAgaaccgagagggagagtcgagatctcgagatcaagagagagagagagaaagaggatagTGGGAAAATACTTCAGCTTTtatttgaaaaagatgaatcGATCGGATTTGTTTCGGTTTGTTTTTCaatgatttgatttaaaatgGTTTTTTCATTGGTTTAAGATTGTATCATACTAGACTAATCTGAGCCGCGAATATGGAATTTTACAAGTGTCAGCTGCTTGGGGGAATTGTACAAAATTGTATAAGATccgaatttcagacgatttcttcCAAGGAAAGGGGAATGAGACGAACAGGGATGAAAGGGATGAAGTGTTAATATATAGATACATGAGAGAGGAATTTGGATGATAGTGACATCAAATCAAAtccccacatttttttttttttttttttggtaaaaattcccacggaaaaagaaaaaaaagacaaaagagagactaaaaggaaaagagaaagtaTTCACGGGAAAAGAATAGTTCTCTCTGCCCTAttaataataagggaaaagaatAGTCCTCTTTGCACGGCTTTTGCACACAGGAACCATTATAATAtttaatgaaggaaaaagacCCTTTCTTGCTGATGCAGGAAATGCTCAGAAATAAATGAGCAAAGAGGAACCATTATAATCTTTATTGAAGAAAAGAGACCCTTTCTTTTTAATGCAGTAAATGCCCGGAAATAAATGCACAAAGAGAAACCATTATAATatttaatgaagaaaagagaCCCCTTCTTGTTGATGCAGGAAATGCCCAGAAATAAATGCACAAGAGATGATTCTACCCCTAGGGAATTGAGGATGCTGGCACGCTCTCGCTCTCATGAAAAGCTAACCCATTTTTCCCTTCCCCTGTTAACCCAATGCACTTGTATTGTATCATATGATTGAAGAGTGAGAACACTTGCTGTTTGCTTTCTCTCCAACCATTTTCAAAGACGAGATGTAATATCTTAACAAAAATAATCTGGTACTTTATATGCAGTGATATATTGTCTTTCCCTCTCACCACCACCCACCCAAAAGAATATTGAAcgaaataaaattgaaatattaaaattaaagtgggacattttttttctttccttggagATATTATGTGCAATTAATGAACTTCTTCGATGTCTTTATGTGCATTAAATCTGAGTCAATGTAATAGATGCAAAAAGAATGTCAGCTAATCCCTGTTGCAGCTGTTGAGCCACCACATAGGGTTCCCTACGGATTCCATGCATACAGAGGCGAGTTTTGCAGCATCTTTTATCAATTCACACAGAAACTCTTACAGTGCTAAGAAATTTATGAACTGTGTAAATACCTGACAAGAAAACTGAAAGATCTTCCATatcttttttaattataaagGGGTATCATCAGTTGGGGGTTGCAGGACTAGTACACATTTCTGGAGTAGGAGTAATGACGACCTTATCTTCGTTGGTAAGTGTACATTAAGTTATTACTTGCCTCTCATCTTATAGATAAgttgtcccaaaaaaaaaaaagattcattcgtgaggagagattttttttaccatttaataCCTATGTGGGCAGAATAGGGTTAGGGGTTCATTTAACCTGCCTAACTTCCTTtgcccccacccacccacccacccaataCAAATAAATGGGGGAAAGGGAGAGGTTGCAGCATAACCCTTCTACCAACATGGGTGTCAATAGGAGAGGTGGAGAACTCACCAATGTTTCAATAGAAGTAGTAGTTGGATCATTCATGAGGGGCACCCACATTTATGTCTAGGCACATGGGTGCATTGTTCTTcaggtttctttttttcaacagggaaaagaaaagttgCGTAAGTGCATGGCTCTTGCCCCCAAACGCATTGCTTGTAAAATTACCATCTTTTGTGAAATAAAAGATATCTTATATATGTTGATTCCCTTGTGTACAATCTCATTGGCCCTATGCTAATGCAAGATCCACACTATCAAGGAATAATCTTTTACATTAATAAagacatggaaaaaaaaaaacactgcaAAGCTGTGTAGCATATGCTAACACCTCCCAATTACCAAGTGCCAAAGTGTCCAATTGTACCCTACTCATCTATGGCCCGTCCATTGGTTAGAAAGTTGATCATTGAATATGTTAGGATGAATCCTGCCTTTTNNNNNNNNNNNNNNNNNNNNttttttttttttttttctatttctttctctttgtgtTCAATATGGGTCAAATTTGTGCCCCACACGAATTATGATCCACTCCCTTAAAGGTGATCCGATAAGTGTACATGTGGGTAATTCACACCTGTTCAGCTAATGGTGAGAATAACCATATCATCTATCTACATGCCAACAGAATAGTGCATTGTGGGAATCTTCCACAAGTGGGTgggttttacaaaaaaaaaaaaaaaaaatagccacaAGTGTGTGGGCATTTTCACATGGAATTAGATAGGAAACTatcaaggaaaagggaaaaactTAATGGCAAAAAGTTTTATGCACGATGAATAAGGTCTGGCCTCACCCCATTTAAAAAGGGTTGAAAGATACCAAATTATACATTATGGGATTGTATCTTTATGAGattgtaaatttttattttataatgttAATTGTGTTAGCAGATTATTCCATTTAAACCGAATTACTGAGACTATGAGCGAACTGAGTGAAACCAACTACAAGAACCGAATAAAGTCGAACCGATTTGGTTAGTTTTCAGTTTTAAAGGTTATGAAtattatttgattttggtttaatcGTGGTTTATACATATTGTATatttaatcaaatcaaaacggactgaaaattgaaattgaactgaTTGACACACttacaaaaattgaaattgaattaattgacacccttacattcATATAAACATATTTATATTGAGAACCTACATTGCAATTGCGGGTCTAGTTTTGCAGGCTTTTGAACCCCCATTCTATGGAAGGGAATTAGGTTCTTTTAGTGTAGAGTTTGGTAATTACATGCAATAAAGTGTATAGTTTGTCAagtattattaaaaaaaaaaggtttcctCAAGTATTCAAATTAAGTTATCTTCCTTAATTAGGTAATCCTCCCTTTATATTATGTTCTTGCTTTGCTTCAGCTACAATTTTCTGTTTTAAtgtattattaaattttttattatgattaaatTAAGTTAATGGGATAAAAATCATAACCTcattggattagggttttactGAATTTTATCCAATGCGATGTAAATCTATGGAAAATTAAATCAATGAAACATGTAGAATGAACTATGATACCGTCATGCGCTCCTATGCCCATACATATGGGTGGCGAAATGACCACCCTACCACATTGGTGCAGAGACCATGTAACCAGGTAGAATTCTTGGACCTAATCTTTTTAACTTTAGAAGATTCAAAAACAGCCAGTCCTTTTTATTTGCATATGTTTTCATAAGATTTTTCCATAAACAATCTTGAGCCAATCTTCTTAATTAAATTTATGGGAGAGAGATTGTTAAGGCGTCAGAATGCAATTTCCCATCAATTACAGTGAAAAATCAAATCGTCCAAAAGGGTTTCACTAGGGTggtcccaatttttttttccaatatttataacccaaaaagaaagccaacataaaaatgcaaatgtGCATGGCCGGTGTCAAACTATCAAATGGTGGTCAATTATTATTTAAAGGGTCAAATATGGGCAACAAAATTTGAAAGCTTCATTAATCCTAACATATCAATTCATTTGATGTCGTTGGACTATAATTTAGGTAGACAACTTATCAGAAGTGATACTGTTTGGTTTATCATGTATGCGTCTCAGGCCTAACACAAGGGAGTTTGGTGAATAGGACTTTCAATTCCCCAACTTCAAGGTTGCGTTTGGTGAAgtcattcagtttcagaaatgacgtttcatgtcaaaaaaagaatctttagtgTTGTATCAAAATgtcgttttaaaacaaaaaaaactatgtttggtcattggtgaacctgtttcaggaacgattacttGCTAGTTGTTCACTTGTCTTGTATttgaaatgaaatagaaatgaTTCACTTGTCTTGTATTTGAAACGAAATagaaatgacggaacaaggtttCGTCTGCATAGGACgaaatgaaatagaaattcCATTTAGTGTTTGTATCAAAATgccgttttaaaacaaaaaaaactatgTTTGGTCATtgggtgaacctgtttcaggaacgattaccTTAGTTGTTCACTTGTCTTGCTAGTTGTTGACAAAACAAGGTTTCGTCTACATAggacagggttcgatcccacgacctcctcccctgggcgCTAGCTCTTCAAGAAGGAGCagccaccactaggctatcttAGTGTTTGTTAGCGGTTTTGTTTAgttttactttttgttttttgttttgatttgttatttatttttttatttttttaacataaaaacaccaagttgacaccaaactcATTATTCCAATAGAACAGAAAAACGTTTCAAtgattaccaaatgcagccctACTCTTATATGTTTTAGGTATTTATGTGTAAGTCCCCCTCcgccccccacaccccccccttttttttttggttgacgaaaaataattatttgagGGATCTCAAGGATGGGCAACAAAATTTGAAAGCTTCATTAATCCTAACATATCAATTCATTTGATGTCGTTGGACTATAATTTAGGTAGACAACTTATCAGAAGTGATACTGTTTGGTTTATCA contains:
- the LOC122067703 gene encoding uncharacterized protein LOC122067703, with amino-acid sequence MKTTTTTTTTTSTGSRSFCSVFLSSFFFLLEEFVFFDLISSSRARRDSMAVAIERFSIREYASKMRSVNVEKSWPFHDKETMKKEELAANLPLMKCPKYRWWKDEVEAMRSKSSNFPANKSDVDVVDDDENGKKILEATGERSGCVSEKLPVEKIEAVLVTGEEEKVEMSCPVCRSFTATTVNAVNAHIDDCLAQTTSKVDHQRLQMRKSTETPAAVTTKVKSRTRKRRSIMEIFAVSPQIEAVKLDCENRHVVVPEEEVDLEVLKKASSDVVGMKKKREKINKNCLRDDPGMMTLKVKNKYFSFFFKKMNRFGLLSNGLIQNGFLTGLRLHHGRLI